Genomic window (Marinobacter sp. F4206):
TGGAAGAAAACGAACTGGAATCCCTTGGCAAACTCCTTGAGCGGCTCAAGCGGCCGGGCAGGGCCAATCTCCGTGAAGTTGTCATTGATGCCATGACGACCAACGAAACGCTCTGGTTCAGAGACAACCATCCCTTCCGTATCCTCCAGGAGAAACTGCTGCCAGAGTTCGCCGAGCGAAAAACAGCCCAGCCGCTGAGAATCTGGTCGGCTGCCTGTTCCACTGGCCAGGAACCCTACTCGGTGGGGATGATCGTGGAGGAATTCCGTCGACTGCGCCCCGGAAAACTGCGTGATGTAAAGATCACGGCAACCGACATCTCGAAGAGCGTTCTGGAAGTTGCGCGTCGGGGAGAGTACGAGATGATCGCCATCGGCCGGGGGCTCTCGCCAGAGCGCCAGAGGCAGTTTTTTACGCCGTCTTTGAATGGCGGATGGCAGATTAAGCCCCAATTGAAAAGTATGGTTGAGTTCAAGGAGTTGAATCTCCTCGAGCGATACATGCTCGGCAAGTTCGACATCATCATGTGTCGGAACGTCCTGATCTATTTTTCCGCTGACCTCAAGAAAGACATCCTGACGAGGATGCACGCGGCCCTGAATCCGGGTGGCTATCTGATCCTCGGCGCGTCTGAATCGCTAAATGGCTTGCCCCACCTGTATGAAATGGTGCAGTGCCACCCCGGTATCATCTACAGGAAAAAATAAGCCTATGCCCCTGAATGTATGGGTCCTCGTTGCGGCGCAGGCGCTCGCCATGTGCACGGCACCGTTTATCGTTTTTATCGGCAGTATTCAGGGACGCCTGCTCTCGCCCGCACCGGAATACGCGACTCTTCCGGTCGGATTGGTCGTAGTCGGCACCGTCCTGGCGATAAAACCCGCGACCTGGCTGATGGAAAGAGCAGGGCGCAAGCGGGTAATGCTGCTTGGGGCTTTCATGGGTGTGCTCGCGGCCGTTCTTGGCGCTCTGTCCAGTTGGCAGGGGAGCTTCATGCTGCTTTGCATAGCCTCGGTGGTCGGCGGCACGGGGCTCGCTGTCGTCCACCAATACCGGTTTGCCGCCATGGAGTCGGTCCCTGTCAATATGGCGGGTTCAGCGGCGGCCCGGGTTCTTCTGGGTGGGTTAGTGGCAGCGTGGCTTGGGCCGGAGGTGGCTGCCATTGGTAGCGGTTCCCGTGAAGCCTTTCCATTCCTGACCAGCTGGGTTGGGCTGGCGTTCGTTCAGGCCGCCGCCTTCGTCATTCTTGGGCTGGGTTACAAGGCGAGGGGTGAGCTTGTCAGGGAGGCCCATTCCGGGGGCGGTCGTCCACTGTTGGAAATTCTCCGCAATCCTCTGGTATGGGCAGCGATCAGTGCCGCCGCGGTAGGGTATGCGGTCATGAGTTTCATCATGACGGCAACGCCGTTAAGTATGACCGAAGTGGCCGGCCACGACCTGGATGACGCCAAACGGGTTATCCAGTTGCATATCATGGCCATGTATCTTCCATCCTTGATCAGCGGCTGGCTGACAAGGGTGGTGGGTATTCCTCTGCTGATGGCGGCCGGGTTGATTGCCTACCTGGGATGCATCCTTCTTGCTGCCAGCGGAATCAGCTTTCATCACTATCTCGGCGCGTTGCTTCTGTTGGGCGTGGGCTGGAATTTCCTGTTCGTTGGTGGCACCTGCCTCCTTCCAGAGGGCTATCACGATGCGGAACGGTTCCGGATCCAGGGTCTCAACGATATGATGGTTTTTGGCTCTCAGGCCACAGCCGCTCTTTCCGCGGGCGCCGTGTTGAGCTGGATGGGGTGGGGAGGCCTGGTCCTCATTGCCGTACCTTTCCTGGTACTTCACGGAATCCTGATGGCTGCCTGGCTTATCCGATCACCTTCGTCCGCACACTAAGCTTTCAGGAGGGACTGATGTTTATCGACTTTGACGAAATGAACCCCGCGGATGTCTATCATGCGCTGACACAAACGGTCATTCCCAGGCCAGTAGCCTGGGTTCTGAGCGAGAATCCGGATGGTGACTACAACCTGGCGCCGTTTTCGTTTTTTACACCGATAACCAGCAACCCGCCCTTGTTGATGTTCTCAGTGGGTCGAAAGCCGACCGACAATGCGTTCAAGGACACCCGGGTCAACATTGAGGAGCGTGGGGACTTTGTAGTCCATATTGCGCACCGCGAACTGGCTGCTGCGATGACGGAAACGTCGCG
Coding sequences:
- a CDS encoding protein-glutamate O-methyltransferase CheR, which encodes MKADITPQEYEAFKTFLQDACGILLGENKQYLVKSRLRRILEENELESLGKLLERLKRPGRANLREVVIDAMTTNETLWFRDNHPFRILQEKLLPEFAERKTAQPLRIWSAACSTGQEPYSVGMIVEEFRRLRPGKLRDVKITATDISKSVLEVARRGEYEMIAIGRGLSPERQRQFFTPSLNGGWQIKPQLKSMVEFKELNLLERYMLGKFDIIMCRNVLIYFSADLKKDILTRMHAALNPGGYLILGASESLNGLPHLYEMVQCHPGIIYRKK
- a CDS encoding MFS transporter; translation: MPLNVWVLVAAQALAMCTAPFIVFIGSIQGRLLSPAPEYATLPVGLVVVGTVLAIKPATWLMERAGRKRVMLLGAFMGVLAAVLGALSSWQGSFMLLCIASVVGGTGLAVVHQYRFAAMESVPVNMAGSAAARVLLGGLVAAWLGPEVAAIGSGSREAFPFLTSWVGLAFVQAAAFVILGLGYKARGELVREAHSGGGRPLLEILRNPLVWAAISAAAVGYAVMSFIMTATPLSMTEVAGHDLDDAKRVIQLHIMAMYLPSLISGWLTRVVGIPLLMAAGLIAYLGCILLAASGISFHHYLGALLLLGVGWNFLFVGGTCLLPEGYHDAERFRIQGLNDMMVFGSQATAALSAGAVLSWMGWGGLVLIAVPFLVLHGILMAAWLIRSPSSAH